A part of Bacillus rossius redtenbacheri isolate Brsri chromosome 1, Brsri_v3, whole genome shotgun sequence genomic DNA contains:
- the LOC134531756 gene encoding uncharacterized protein LOC134531756 isoform X2 translates to MPNKLKRVFVKADEEHSNERTIIKAKATHSQADETDILTKRVEECSSAILTETRLETSAENTAIASSRSIQSMGTLKNEPSEYGEITCKYETKKVIEENAKVLTGPQNVDTEQTDKQFLELVTEAPTSNEEVTCDAKKILKREHLSTEPPVCVLTEQNMEDRGDITCISHEKMKVMEESGKALIGLQKFDNTEKTEKFFLKSAAEAPTSNEEVTHATNKTINEEELENVSTEPSVYVGQVLNEYDTKDCDESSIQETSTLKTDTDTCPDRSNILHHSQNEISEDRELEQKSVSPKTMIQALPVQENCLVMKEEHNAKNETCSDEKVNAATESYIKMPKTISNLKEHMVKNIGVLESFLTQAHESSTKEEPSDGECSDIIGNSQDESTNPVLQLTMISNSRAQEDQDMFKACTQQTSSSELRCSQNTRSIPSDKSKQEGSVDGSVSAEAEIKGEKINHAFEDENFDHLFLKQGFDTHDKPSQDCNQSNKNKLIPDKQEYEKQQNENQPENDKLEPESFSKEAEIIIEAEIKGEKLKCAFENENFDNLLLKQEFDTHEKSTQDGIQSNKSKLILDEQEDVKQQNKNQPENEKLEESSSKEAGKICVTLKNQSQSKNQPKSEICSQKSAVKQNPIPESIASTSVQIANLDDELEISTSQLLELETEFGNGARLQHDSHPQQSLNEPTERQSLLPRQLRMPTVDWTQRAEHNRQRLQSIIQDICKLNALLMRARRMMWKQ, encoded by the exons ATGCCAAATAAACTTAAGAGAGTGTTTGTGAAAGCTGATGAAGAACATTCTAATGAAAGAACAATAATTAAAGCCAAAGCTACACATTCACAAGCAGACGAAACTGACATACTGACTAAACGTGTTGAAGAATGTAGTTCAGCAATTTTAACTGAAACAAGGTTAGAAACTTCTGCTGAAAATACAGCAATTGCTTCTTCACGTTCCATACAGTCCATGGGTACACTGAAAAATGAACCATCAGAATATGGTGAAATAACTTGCAAATATGAAACGAAGAAAGTAATTGAGGAAAATGCTAAAGTCTTAACAGGTCCACAAAATGTTGACACAGAGCAAACAGATAAACAATTTTTGGAGCTAGTTACTGAGGCTCCAACCTCAAATGAGGAAGTAACTTGTGATGCAAAAAAGATACTTAAACGGGAACATCTTAGTACAGAGCCACCTGTTTGTGTCTTAACAGAGCAAAACATGGAAGACCGTGGTGACATAACCTGCATCTCACATGAAAAGATGAAAGTAATGGAGGAAAGCGGTAAAGCATTAATAGGACTGCAAAAATTTGATAACActgaaaaaacagaaaaattttttttgaagtcagCTGCTGAGGCTCCAACCTCAAACGAGGAAGTAACTCATGCTACAAATAAGACCATCAATGAAGAAGAACTGGAAAATGTTAGCACAGAACCATCAGTTTATGTTGGACAAGTCTTAAATGAGTATGATACAAAAGACTGTGACGAAAGCAGTATACAAGAAACTTCAACACTGAAAACTGATACTGATACTTGTCCAGACAGAAGCAATATCCTGCATCACTCACAAAATGAAATAAGTGAAGACAGAGAACTGGAACAGAAGTCAGTTTCACCGAAAACAATGATCCAGGCATTACCGGTTCAAGAAAATTGCTTGGTTATGAAAGAAGAACATAATGCAAAAAATGAAACCTGTTCTGATGAAAAAGTAAATGCTGCAACAGAAAGTTATATCAAAAtgccgaaaacaattagtaacctAAAAGAACACATGGTGAAAAATATAGGTGTATTGGAGAGTTTCCTAACACAAGCACATGAAAGTAGCACCAAGGAAGAACCTTCTGATGGTGAGTGCTCTGACATCATTGGGAATTCTCAAGACGAGAGTACGAACCCTGTTTTACAACTTACCATGATCAGCAATTCAAGGGCACAGGAAGATCAAGACATGTTCAAAGCTTGTACACAGCAAACATCATCAAGTGAGCTGCGTTGTTCACAAAACACACGATCGATTCCATCAGATAAATCAAAACAAGAAGGAAGCGTTGATGGAAGTGTATCAGCTGAAGCTGAAATCAAAGGTGAAAAAATTAACCATGCTTTTGAAGATGAAAATTTTGATCACCTTTTCCTAAAGCAAGGATTTGATACACATGACAAACCATCACAAGATTGCAATCAAagcaacaaaaataaactaattCCAGATAAACAAGAATACGaaaaacaacaaaatgaaaaTCAACCAGAGAATGACAAACTTGAACCAGAAAGTTTTTCCAAAGAAGCAGAAATAATAATTGAAGCTGAAATCAAAGGTGAAAAACTGAAGTGTGCctttgaaaatgaaaattttgataaCCTCCTACTAAAGCAAGAATTTGACACACATGAAAAATCAACACAGGATGGCATTCAaagtaataaaagtaaattaattctaGATGAACAAGAAGatgtaaaacaacaaaataaaaatcaaccaGAGAATGAAAAACTGGAAGAAAGTTCTTCCAAAGAAGCAGGAAAAATATGTGTTACACTTAAAAATCAATCCCAAAGTAAAAACCAACCTAAATCAGAAATCTGCTCTCAAAAATCTGCTGTCAAACAGAACCCTATCCCGGAATCAATTGCTTCAACTTCTGTGCAGATTGCGAACCTTGACGACGAGTTGGAAATAAGTACCTCGCAGTTGCTGGAGCTAGAAACTGAATTCGGCAACGGGGCAAGATTGCAACACGACAGCCATCCCCAGCAGAGCCTCAACGAACCAACAGAACGGCAGTCACTGCTTCCCCGACAGCTGCGCATGCCTACCGTGGACTGGACACAGAGGGCAGAACACAATCGCCAGAGACTTCAGTCCATCATACAGGACATCTGCAAGCTGAA TGCGCTGCTTATGCGTGCTCGCAGAATGATGTGGAAGCAATAG
- the LOC134531756 gene encoding uncharacterized protein LOC134531756 isoform X1: MATRCKRRKNFVTPVLPAVSDKENVKRKITAASSPQKQKKLRLAKRSPQKPLAIEGGSIGNIVNLFQTPLMPNKLKRVFVKADEEHSNERTIIKAKATHSQADETDILTKRVEECSSAILTETRLETSAENTAIASSRSIQSMGTLKNEPSEYGEITCKYETKKVIEENAKVLTGPQNVDTEQTDKQFLELVTEAPTSNEEVTCDAKKILKREHLSTEPPVCVLTEQNMEDRGDITCISHEKMKVMEESGKALIGLQKFDNTEKTEKFFLKSAAEAPTSNEEVTHATNKTINEEELENVSTEPSVYVGQVLNEYDTKDCDESSIQETSTLKTDTDTCPDRSNILHHSQNEISEDRELEQKSVSPKTMIQALPVQENCLVMKEEHNAKNETCSDEKVNAATESYIKMPKTISNLKEHMVKNIGVLESFLTQAHESSTKEEPSDGECSDIIGNSQDESTNPVLQLTMISNSRAQEDQDMFKACTQQTSSSELRCSQNTRSIPSDKSKQEGSVDGSVSAEAEIKGEKINHAFEDENFDHLFLKQGFDTHDKPSQDCNQSNKNKLIPDKQEYEKQQNENQPENDKLEPESFSKEAEIIIEAEIKGEKLKCAFENENFDNLLLKQEFDTHEKSTQDGIQSNKSKLILDEQEDVKQQNKNQPENEKLEESSSKEAGKICVTLKNQSQSKNQPKSEICSQKSAVKQNPIPESIASTSVQIANLDDELEISTSQLLELETEFGNGARLQHDSHPQQSLNEPTERQSLLPRQLRMPTVDWTQRAEHNRQRLQSIIQDICKLNALLMRARRMMWKQ; the protein is encoded by the exons ATGGCTACAAGATGTAAAAGAAGAAAGAATTTTGTTACACCTGTACTGCCAGCAGTTTCTGACAAAGAGAATGTTAAAA GAAAAATTACTGCTGCAAGCTCACCgcagaagcaaaaaaaattacgactGGCCAAAAGAAGCCCACAAAAACCGTTGGCCATAGAAGGCGGTTCTATCGGTAATATTGTTAACTTATTCCAAACTCCCCTCATGCCAAATAAACTTAAGAGAGTGTTTGTGAAAGCTGATGAAGAACATTCTAATGAAAGAACAATAATTAAAGCCAAAGCTACACATTCACAAGCAGACGAAACTGACATACTGACTAAACGTGTTGAAGAATGTAGTTCAGCAATTTTAACTGAAACAAGGTTAGAAACTTCTGCTGAAAATACAGCAATTGCTTCTTCACGTTCCATACAGTCCATGGGTACACTGAAAAATGAACCATCAGAATATGGTGAAATAACTTGCAAATATGAAACGAAGAAAGTAATTGAGGAAAATGCTAAAGTCTTAACAGGTCCACAAAATGTTGACACAGAGCAAACAGATAAACAATTTTTGGAGCTAGTTACTGAGGCTCCAACCTCAAATGAGGAAGTAACTTGTGATGCAAAAAAGATACTTAAACGGGAACATCTTAGTACAGAGCCACCTGTTTGTGTCTTAACAGAGCAAAACATGGAAGACCGTGGTGACATAACCTGCATCTCACATGAAAAGATGAAAGTAATGGAGGAAAGCGGTAAAGCATTAATAGGACTGCAAAAATTTGATAACActgaaaaaacagaaaaattttttttgaagtcagCTGCTGAGGCTCCAACCTCAAACGAGGAAGTAACTCATGCTACAAATAAGACCATCAATGAAGAAGAACTGGAAAATGTTAGCACAGAACCATCAGTTTATGTTGGACAAGTCTTAAATGAGTATGATACAAAAGACTGTGACGAAAGCAGTATACAAGAAACTTCAACACTGAAAACTGATACTGATACTTGTCCAGACAGAAGCAATATCCTGCATCACTCACAAAATGAAATAAGTGAAGACAGAGAACTGGAACAGAAGTCAGTTTCACCGAAAACAATGATCCAGGCATTACCGGTTCAAGAAAATTGCTTGGTTATGAAAGAAGAACATAATGCAAAAAATGAAACCTGTTCTGATGAAAAAGTAAATGCTGCAACAGAAAGTTATATCAAAAtgccgaaaacaattagtaacctAAAAGAACACATGGTGAAAAATATAGGTGTATTGGAGAGTTTCCTAACACAAGCACATGAAAGTAGCACCAAGGAAGAACCTTCTGATGGTGAGTGCTCTGACATCATTGGGAATTCTCAAGACGAGAGTACGAACCCTGTTTTACAACTTACCATGATCAGCAATTCAAGGGCACAGGAAGATCAAGACATGTTCAAAGCTTGTACACAGCAAACATCATCAAGTGAGCTGCGTTGTTCACAAAACACACGATCGATTCCATCAGATAAATCAAAACAAGAAGGAAGCGTTGATGGAAGTGTATCAGCTGAAGCTGAAATCAAAGGTGAAAAAATTAACCATGCTTTTGAAGATGAAAATTTTGATCACCTTTTCCTAAAGCAAGGATTTGATACACATGACAAACCATCACAAGATTGCAATCAAagcaacaaaaataaactaattCCAGATAAACAAGAATACGaaaaacaacaaaatgaaaaTCAACCAGAGAATGACAAACTTGAACCAGAAAGTTTTTCCAAAGAAGCAGAAATAATAATTGAAGCTGAAATCAAAGGTGAAAAACTGAAGTGTGCctttgaaaatgaaaattttgataaCCTCCTACTAAAGCAAGAATTTGACACACATGAAAAATCAACACAGGATGGCATTCAaagtaataaaagtaaattaattctaGATGAACAAGAAGatgtaaaacaacaaaataaaaatcaaccaGAGAATGAAAAACTGGAAGAAAGTTCTTCCAAAGAAGCAGGAAAAATATGTGTTACACTTAAAAATCAATCCCAAAGTAAAAACCAACCTAAATCAGAAATCTGCTCTCAAAAATCTGCTGTCAAACAGAACCCTATCCCGGAATCAATTGCTTCAACTTCTGTGCAGATTGCGAACCTTGACGACGAGTTGGAAATAAGTACCTCGCAGTTGCTGGAGCTAGAAACTGAATTCGGCAACGGGGCAAGATTGCAACACGACAGCCATCCCCAGCAGAGCCTCAACGAACCAACAGAACGGCAGTCACTGCTTCCCCGACAGCTGCGCATGCCTACCGTGGACTGGACACAGAGGGCAGAACACAATCGCCAGAGACTTCAGTCCATCATACAGGACATCTGCAAGCTGAA TGCGCTGCTTATGCGTGCTCGCAGAATGATGTGGAAGCAATAG
- the LOC134531741 gene encoding U3 small nucleolar ribonucleoprotein protein IMP3 isoform X1, whose translation MVRKLKFHEQKLLKKVDFISWEADNNLHEVKILKRYCIQKREDYTKYNKLSRQIRELARKIKELDPKDPFRVECSAQLLEKLYIMGLIPTKWDLSLCDKVNASSFCRRRLPVMMVKSKMSETIKMATKFIEQGHVRVGVEIMKDPAFLVTRNLEDFVTWVDTSAIRRHVLEYNEMVLHHPNNLIVEQKHLILNILCTCS comes from the exons ATGGTGCGTAAGTTAAAATTTCACGAACAGaagcttttaaaaaaagttgatttCATATCGTGGGAAGCTGACAACAATCTTCATGAAGTTAAGATTCTTAAACGATATTGTATTCAGAAACGTGAGGATTATACCAA GTACAACAAGCTCTCCAGGCAAATAAGAGAACTGGCCCGGAAGATAAAAGAATTGGATCCAAAAGACCCGTTCCGGGTGGAATGCAGTGCACAGCTACTTGAAAAGCT GTACATAATGGGTCTCATACCTACAAAGTGGGACTTGTCGTTATGTGACAAAGTCAACGCTTCAAGTTTCTGTCGCAGACGTTTGCCGGTCATGATGGTGAAAAGCAAGATGTCGGAAACTATCAAGATGGCAACCAAATTCATCGAACAAGGTCACGTTAGAGTTGGCGTGGAAATAATGAAGGATCCTGCTTTTCTTGTGACGAG aaaCCTTGAAGATTTTGTGACATGGGTGGATACTTCGGCAATAAGGAGACACGTGCTGGAGTACAACGAAATGGTATTGCATCAtccaaataatttaattgttgaacaaaaacatttaattttaaatattctttgcACGTGCagttaa
- the LOC134531741 gene encoding U3 small nucleolar ribonucleoprotein protein IMP3 isoform X2: MVRKLKFHEQKLLKKVDFISWEADNNLHEVKILKRYCIQKREDYTKYNKLSRQIRELARKIKELDPKDPFRVECSAQLLEKLYIMGLIPTKWDLSLCDKVNASSFCRRRLPVMMVKSKMSETIKMATKFIEQGHVRVGVEIMKDPAFLVTRNLEDFVTWVDTSAIRRHVLEYNEMRDDFEF; encoded by the exons ATGGTGCGTAAGTTAAAATTTCACGAACAGaagcttttaaaaaaagttgatttCATATCGTGGGAAGCTGACAACAATCTTCATGAAGTTAAGATTCTTAAACGATATTGTATTCAGAAACGTGAGGATTATACCAA GTACAACAAGCTCTCCAGGCAAATAAGAGAACTGGCCCGGAAGATAAAAGAATTGGATCCAAAAGACCCGTTCCGGGTGGAATGCAGTGCACAGCTACTTGAAAAGCT GTACATAATGGGTCTCATACCTACAAAGTGGGACTTGTCGTTATGTGACAAAGTCAACGCTTCAAGTTTCTGTCGCAGACGTTTGCCGGTCATGATGGTGAAAAGCAAGATGTCGGAAACTATCAAGATGGCAACCAAATTCATCGAACAAGGTCACGTTAGAGTTGGCGTGGAAATAATGAAGGATCCTGCTTTTCTTGTGACGAG aaaCCTTGAAGATTTTGTGACATGGGTGGATACTTCGGCAATAAGGAGACACGTGCTGGAGTACAACGAAATG cgtgaTGACTTCGAGTTCTGA